One window from the genome of Thermaerobacter marianensis DSM 12885 encodes:
- a CDS encoding FAD-dependent thymidylate synthase: protein MPTASSRYTPRQRALLARYVSNLDGNVYAIYNLPEEVVAVIFAYVSRSPRSFRENLLRLMEDPELDLLAGLPAQPQAVPAPGLDQVAAAAEPDADGGPAGVAVLPPGAGAGDLAGSAAPEAAAAEGAATAAGSVAIAAEKARKFHEKWVVGYGHASVAELAKAAVGIEGISRLASARLETANPWLSFIEYSQRYQMPARGAYVVPPELEAAGDPELLAAFHRVQDVTYGAYEELFRGLVAYLERAEPARAGETPKARRSRLEKQAFEDARYALTLAVQTNLGMVGNGRALRDAIVRLLSDPYEETTRLALAIRAEVTKVLPTLVRYAEPNPRIRAGEAAVARGVDEALRRYRDVRAVASDPVLLLDWTGRGAGNGAPAGGPGPVPPASDGGRRAPAPTTPDEQAALDVILGAWLAEFGSGGWPETADVLARMTPAEKIALYARAVEGLGPHDPPPDALKFVRYRVEFTVSEANWHQLLRHSRRMHFAAQAPGIEHGITVPPRVQEAGLAPVLMRAVDAAERLFFRLVRDGLPLAAHYVVTNAHRRRVQAEFDLWQLYHLITLRGKPEAQWDIRRTVHELARRVMAVHPNLVRCVPRLMAVLEGPGAGRP, encoded by the coding sequence TTGCCGACGGCTTCCTCCCGGTACACCCCGCGCCAGCGGGCCCTGCTGGCCCGCTACGTCAGCAACCTCGACGGCAACGTCTACGCCATCTACAACCTGCCCGAAGAGGTCGTGGCAGTGATCTTCGCCTATGTGAGCCGGAGCCCGCGCAGCTTCCGGGAGAACCTGCTGCGCCTGATGGAGGATCCGGAACTGGACCTGCTGGCGGGGCTCCCGGCCCAGCCCCAGGCGGTCCCGGCGCCGGGTTTAGACCAGGTGGCCGCGGCGGCGGAACCGGATGCGGATGGCGGGCCGGCCGGAGTTGCCGTGCTCCCCCCGGGCGCGGGGGCCGGGGACTTGGCCGGGAGCGCGGCGCCGGAGGCGGCCGCGGCCGAGGGAGCGGCCACCGCCGCCGGGTCCGTCGCCATCGCGGCGGAGAAGGCCCGCAAGTTCCACGAGAAGTGGGTCGTCGGCTACGGCCACGCGTCGGTGGCCGAGCTGGCCAAGGCGGCGGTGGGCATCGAGGGCATCTCCCGCCTGGCCAGCGCGCGGCTGGAGACGGCCAACCCCTGGCTTTCCTTCATCGAGTACAGCCAGCGGTACCAGATGCCCGCCCGCGGCGCCTACGTGGTGCCGCCCGAGCTGGAAGCGGCCGGCGACCCGGAGCTGCTGGCCGCGTTCCACCGCGTCCAGGACGTGACCTACGGGGCGTACGAGGAGCTCTTCCGCGGGCTGGTCGCGTACCTGGAGCGGGCCGAACCGGCGCGCGCCGGCGAGACGCCCAAGGCGCGCCGCAGCCGCCTGGAGAAACAAGCCTTCGAGGATGCGCGCTATGCCCTTACCCTGGCGGTGCAGACGAACCTGGGGATGGTGGGGAACGGGCGCGCGCTGCGGGACGCCATCGTGCGGCTGCTGTCGGATCCCTACGAGGAGACGACGCGCCTGGCCCTCGCCATCCGGGCCGAGGTGACCAAGGTCCTCCCCACGCTGGTTCGATACGCCGAACCCAACCCGCGCATCCGCGCCGGGGAAGCGGCCGTGGCCCGCGGCGTGGACGAAGCCCTGCGCCGGTACCGGGACGTCCGGGCGGTGGCCAGCGACCCGGTGCTCTTGCTGGACTGGACCGGCCGGGGTGCGGGGAACGGGGCGCCGGCGGGAGGTCCGGGACCGGTTCCGCCCGCGTCGGACGGTGGCAGGCGGGCCCCGGCGCCCACCACCCCCGACGAGCAGGCGGCCCTGGACGTGATCCTGGGCGCCTGGTTGGCCGAGTTCGGATCGGGTGGCTGGCCCGAGACGGCCGACGTGCTGGCGCGCATGACGCCGGCGGAGAAGATCGCCCTCTACGCGCGCGCCGTCGAGGGGCTGGGACCCCATGACCCGCCGCCCGACGCGCTGAAGTTCGTCCGGTACCGGGTGGAGTTCACCGTTTCCGAGGCCAACTGGCACCAGCTCCTGCGCCACTCCCGGCGCATGCACTTCGCCGCCCAAGCGCCGGGCATCGAGCACGGCATCACCGTGCCGCCGCGGGTGCAGGAAGCCGGGCTGGCGCCGGTGCTGATGCGCGCGGTGGACGCGGCGGAGCGCCTGTTCTTCCGGCTGGTCCGGGACGGCTTGCCCCTGGCGGCCCACTACGTGGTGACCAACGCCCACCGGCGCCGGGTACAGGCCGAGTTCGACCTGTGGCAGCTGTATCACCTCATCACCCTGCGCGGAAAGCCCGAGGCGCAGTGGGACATCCGGCGGACGGTCCACGAGCTGGCGCGCCGGGTGATGGCGGTCCACCCGAACCTGGTGCGCTGCGTGCCGCGGCTGATGGCGGTGTTGGAGGGGCCTGGAGCGGGGCGGCCGTAG